ACCGGTCTGGTTATCCGCCGTAATCTGCTGTTCATGCTGATTGGTCTGGAAATCATGATCAACGCTTCCGCGCTGGCCTTTGTGGTCGCCGGGAGCTACTGGGGCCAGACCGATGGTCAGGTGATGTACATTCTCGCCATCAGCCTTGCGGCTGCCGAAGCGAGTATTGGACTTGCGCTGTTGCTGCAACTTCATCGCCGTCGCCAGAACCTGAACATCGATTCAGTAAGTGAGATGCGTGGATGAACATGCTTGCCTTAACCATCATTCTGCCATTGATTGGCTTTGTCCTGCTGGCGTTCTCTCGTGGACGCTGGTCAGAAAATCTCTCCGCAACCGTGGGCGTCGGCTCCATCGGTCTGGCGGCGCTGGTCACTGCCTTTGTCGGTGTCGATTTCTTCGCGAACGGCAAACAGGCGTTCAGCCAGCCGCTGTGGACGTGGATGTCTGTCGGTGACTTCAACATTGGTTTCAGCCTGGTTCTGGACGGTCTGTCGCTGACCATGCTGTCGGTGGTCACCGGTGTCGGCTTCCTGATCCACATGTTCGCGTCCTGGTATATGCGCGGTGAAGAAGGGTACTCCCGCTTCTTCGCCTACACGAACCTGTTTATTGCCAGCATGGTTGTTCTGGTGCTGTCCGATAACCTGCTGTTGATGTACCTCGGCTGGGAAGGCGTGGGTCTGTGTTCCTATCTGCTGATCGGTTTCTACTACACCGATCCGAAGAATGGCGCGGCGGCCATGAAAGCGTTTGTCGTGACCCGTGTGGGTGACGTATTCCTCGCGTTCGCCCTGTTCATTCTGTACAACGAGCTGGGCACCCTGAACTTCCGCGAAATGGTGGAACTGGCACCGGCACACTTCGCAGCAGGCAACAAAATGCTGACGTGGGCGACGCTGATGCTGCTGGGTGGCGCGGTCGGTAAATCGGCACAGCTGCCGTTGCAGACATGGCTGGCTGACGCGATGGCGGGCCCGACGCCTGTCTCCGCGTTAATCCACGCCGCAACGATGGTCACCGCCGGTGTCTACCTGATTGCGCGTACGCATGGCCTGTTCCTGATGACCCCGGAAATTCTGCATCTGGTCGGTATCGTGGGTGCGGTGACGCTGGTGATGGCCGGTTTT
The DNA window shown above is from Citrobacter farmeri and carries:
- the nuoK gene encoding NADH-quinone oxidoreductase subunit NuoK, which produces MIPLQHGLILAAILFVLGLTGLVIRRNLLFMLIGLEIMINASALAFVVAGSYWGQTDGQVMYILAISLAAAEASIGLALLLQLHRRRQNLNIDSVSEMRG